The genome window CTTCTGTCCTTCCATTTATAGGATCGACTCGGTTCCGCCGCCTCGACTCCCGAGGATCCTTCTAGGGAACCGAAATTCCCTCGAAATCCAACGTCCATTAAGGTTCctctctcccacgattctcTCCCTTGCGCATGCTTCcctattttctctctcccactatccTTTTTCTATGGGCACTTAATCTCCCCTTAGGGTGCGGTTTTCTGAACCCATCGCTAAAACGGGCTGCGTTGCCGACCACTCCTCGGGCATGGCTTGAGTTCGTTCGGGTCTTGAATGGCACGACCAGACCCAGCAGTGTCCGTGTAAGGATCGGTTCAGGCCACCATACCCGCGGGGGAGTTTAGGGGCTATTGTCGATGTAAGGTATATGGGGGTCCCCTACCAGGTCGGACGTCAACGACTGGTTTTTGCAGTACTAATTATTTTTCTCTGAACAGGGTCCACTGCGCGTCCACTCGGCATCGCACAACCACACTCCCAACCCCCGCTGGATTTCCCGCGACCAGTCCCTACTGGTCGCAGGGCAGGTACTTGTCTAAACCAAACCACTCTAATTTAATGCTAATGCCCATGcagttttccttccccaggtgcACCCCACCGGCTGAGGCGACTGGGGCGGAtgcagagcttcgtgctcccTCCCACGGCATTAATTGTTACAGGATGGGTTCGCATACGTCACTAAGGGAGTGGCAGGCGCGCGTGGGCAACCGGTGATGGGACGGAGCAAGCCGGGTGACCCGGACTAATAAGTACAGAAGGAGCTGACGGATGGGACAGGCCTCGCAGCGCTCCGAAGCTGACGCGAAGCGTGTGTGCTCCGTAATGATAGCCTATTGTTGACAGTCTAGATAGGGATGGGTCAGTTGGATTGGCCCACTTGTAAAGATCTTTCCCCCTAGGCtataaagggaggagaggagagaaaaaatagagaccacaaaaaaagaatacacaggatgtagggctattaccctaaggggggcttgaacctggataatcttcggtgttcttgagttgcacatacacaaacaaattcagtaggcactccccgaacaaagatcacgcacccatcgtccgatacaccccggaatcattgtcacGGATTTTTTTCCCTGACAGCACTCAGTAGACCACCTATGTTGATCATGTTGTTTATATGccttaaggcatgttaggtttagataTGGTACTTGTTTACGTCATAATGATCGTGTATCGTACTACTAACATCCGCGTATGATGTTGTTGTTCCCATTAAAATCATCGTGTTACAAATTTCGTTTCCGTCAAATCTGGGTATCAAAAATATCGCACAACATCTAATGGCCCTCGCTGATTCGACAACACAAACAAATTACGATGCACAGACATATATTCTACCACAAATTAATTTTTTCGATCAAATGAAGGTGTCGCTCCTTCATAGGACGACACCTTGTTATCGCTCGTTTAACAGACGAGACAAAGGTCTCACCCGGTAAACAGACGACATGTTATAGTCACCGATTTTTAATTGCTTGACCGCTAGGGCCCACAAGAACGAGCGAGATATTGCTCTCACCCGATGAACAAGCGACAGTAGCCTATTCTTATAAATTTTCGAAATGGCTatgtaattatatatatatatatatatatatatatatatataattcgcCCTCGGCATGTGCCTTTCCCCCCTCGGCCCACTATGGTGCAATCAGTACAGTAAGCTGACATAATTGCTACAATACCATTGCTACGATGCATTTACTACCATACTTTTGCTACAGTATTTGAAGTTATGGTACTATTTACCATCTAACAATCTAGTCGTTAGGCTTGGTAACGGGTCAAATCAGGGCCGGATGTAGCAAGAACATACCTAACCCGAAACCCAACCCACCCCTGAAATCCTTAACGGGTGAAAACCCATCCTCGGCCCCGAACCTCGGGTTGGAGCGGAGGCCTCGGGTGCGGGCGGTGACGGGAGCAGCGCGGGCAATAGCGTGGGTGGTGGAGCGGGTGGTGGCGTGGGCGGCGAAGGGAGCAGCGCTAGTGACGGGCGGCAGCGGGAGCGGTGAGGACAGCAGGGGTTATGGGCGACAGCGGGAGTGGCGACGGGAGCAACGGGCGTAGCGGGCGATAGCGGGAGCGGCGCAAACGACTGGCACGGCAGGCGGTGGCACGGACGAAGGCTGCGACAATTACAGCATAAGGACTAGATGCAGAGTTGTGGGATTCGATCGCAGACGCGGGTGACGGGATTTTTTCGGACGCCCGCGAGCACCCACGAGTGAATTTTTACGCCTAACCCCATTTTGAATCCCTAACCCACGATCCCTAGTTTCCCCACCCACTAATACCTAATCCAGCCCGCCCCGTTACCAGCCTTACTACTAGTCCTGTCTGACTTCACCTGaagggcaaaaatccaaaattagataatatatattgctaaaatagacaacatttagtcgtatttattaatttagcatccgtattcggcacacgatgtaCCCACCGTATGCCgaaaaagctatttttggcacaccgtgtgtcaaAAAGCCATTTTCGGCAcatgatgtgccgaatacaggcaaccgtgtgccgaaaaacaTTTTTTCGATACCGACATGACTGTGTACCAAAAAACAGACACGACATTGACCGTGTACCGAAACAGTATTTTTGGGCATACAGTGTTGCCGAATACGAGTAACAgtatcgtattcggcacaccgtgtgccgaaaataaattaataaatacaactacatTTTACCTATTTTTGACAAATACACTCAattatattatctaattttaaattttgcccACCCTGAAGTCATCGATCCACCTGGGTACCCCACCATTTCCTTCAACTTCTGATCCGATCCTCTCTATTAGCAAAGTCAGATGGATGAACAGTATCATAACATTAGTGTTTTTAACCGTTAGATCTAAAATGGATGCACCAGATTATCTACTATAGTATCTCTATAAACAGTAGAATCGTTACAGTATTTTACTATATAATAATCGTAGAATACTGTTTATCAAAATTATATTACTATGTATTTAGATGACTTTGTGAAGGCAAGTCAAGAGGATGCGCGTCCCTATCGGGACTGGACTGCAGCCGCACCCACCGACTCCCACCCGCGCGTCCTCTCAGATCCCCAGATCCCTCCCGGCCATGGCCCGCCTCCTCCCGCGTCGCCACTGCTAGCGCCAtggccgctgccgcctcctGCAGGAGCCCGCTCGTCTGGCTCTTCGCCCTCGCAGCCGCACTGTTCTTCGCCTCCTGGTACCTCCTCCTCGACtctgccgccgcgccgccggcccgccaccaccaccagggGCTCCGCCtaggcggcggccggcgccccGGCGCAGGGAAGAAATGTGACCCGGCCAAGGCGCTGCTGCGGGTGTTCATGTACGACCTGCCCCACGAGTTCCACTTCGGCCTGCTCGACTGGAAGCCccccggtggcggcggcgtgtGGCCGGACGTCAGGGACGGCGTGCCGGAGTACCCCAGCGGGCTCAACCTGCAGCACAGCATCGAGTACTGGCTCACGCTCGACCTCCTGGCCTCCGAGCAGGGCGCGCCCACTCCCTGCGCCGCCGTGCGGGTGCGcgacgccgcggcggccgaCGTCGTCTTCGTGCCCTTCTTCGCCTCGCTTAGCTTCAACCGCCACTCCAGGGTCGTCCCGCCCGCGCGGGACAGCGAGGACCGCGCGCTGCAGCGGAGGCTCCTCCGGTACCTCGCCGCGCGGCCCGAGTGGCGGAGATCCGGCGGGAGGGACCACGTCGTGCTCGCCCACCACCCCAACGGCATGCTCGATGCGCGCTACAAGCTCTGGTCCTGCGTCTTCGTGCTCTGCGACTTCGGGAGGTACCCGCCCAGCGTCGCAAACCTCGACAAGGACATCATCGCGCCCTACCGGCACGTCGTCAGCAACTTCGCCAATGACACCACCTGCTACGACGACCGACCGACGATGCTCTACTTCCAAGGCGCTATCTACAGAAAAGAAGTGAGTACCTTGTTATTTTACTCATCCTAATTGAATCGTACCTGGATTAGTTACTTCTAATTTAATACTGTGACCATGCCTCTTTTGTTTAAAGAACGTTGTTTCCCATGTGTTCTTCCCTAAAAAGAACTGAGAATGTTTGTCATGTGGCATGTACCACTACTGAAGTTTTCAGTCTGTACTCTGTAACACCTAGAAATAGCTAACACGGACCTCCCCCTCCGTGTGGCACTTACCTGAAGTTGCATTAATTCTAGGCTTCAGGCCACTGGAAAATGCCACTGTTAGAAATCGATGTCAGTGGCTTAATAAATTGGAGAATTTTGTCTTGTTCATCAGTAATTAAACCAGCTCAGTTTGATAGACAATCACTTCTTTCATATGACCACCGTCTCCATACGTCCCCTTACCATGTTATATTATCTAACTATCCATCAAGTTCAATACTTCATCCTTCGGTAGTTCTACAATCTGAAAGGTAATGATCAAAACTGTGATTTATGTATCTTCACAGATTTCCAGCGAAAATGCAAATATGGGTTAGCAGTCAGGATGTAGGGTATATTAATTGGTCTAAGACCTGAGGTTCTGATGATAGATGAACTACGGAAAAGGTTTATGATTCACATAAATATTTGATAGCCTATTGACATATTCAATGCATTGTTGTAGGGTGGTTTCATCCGGCAAGAACTGTATTATCTTCTGAAAGACGAAAAAGATGTGCATTTCTCATTTGGAAGTGTGGCTGGTAACGGGATTGAGCAAGTGACGCAGGGTATGCGGGCTTCCAAGTTCTGCCTCAACATTGCAGGTGACACGCCATCCTCCAACCGCCTATTCGATTCCATAGTCAGCCACTGCGTTCCAGTCATCATCAGTGATGAAATTGAGCTCCCATTCGAGGATGTCCTTGACTACTCTAAGTTCTGCATCATTGTGCGTGGTGAAGATGCAGTGAAGAAGGGTTTtctgatgaatctgatgaaagGGATTAGCCGAGAAGAGTGGACACGCATGTGGAACAGGCTTAAGGAAGTAGAAAGGTACTTTGAATACCAGTACCCATCTCAGAATGGCGATGCTGTCCAGATGATCTGGAAGGCCATAGCTCGAAAGGTGCCCTCAATCCGGCTGAAGATCAACAGATTACGAAGATTTTCCGTGTTTGAAACTAACAACACAAATGAGACTCCACCGTAATCTTCTTCTTGGCTACAGAATCAGGCTCTTTGATTTTAGAGTAGCTAACTCTGGCTCTCCGCGGTTTTCAGTCCTGTCGAAACAAGAGTTGATATGGAAGTCTGAACCTGAACCGCAGCCTGGGGGCAAATTGTTACGGCTGCAGAGATTAATGGAGTAGAGTACACCTGATACATGTTAGCATCACAGAACTACAGGTCCCAcgacataatttttttctatttattcTTTTACTCGTGTTCGGGTAAATTGTCCTCAACTGCAAATTAGGGGCAATAAATTTTGTAGCAGAAGTTGTATATTCTCGGCGGTAGTGTGATTACTAATTGGCTACAATTGCTCGCTCTTTGGTTTCACTTGCACTGGAGTCCATAAATGTAACTCAACATTCTTGGAGCAAGATTTTTTGTACCTTGCCGAATTCTGGGGCTGTTTGGATTGTTACCCTAGAAAGCCTTACCAAATATTGGTAGTACCCACAATTTGGCCAGCATTTGGATCTTTGCCAACAGTTGGCGCTGTCAACGAAAATTTGGCACAGCCCGCTACAGTACACTATCGATCCTGGGCGAGATGCGGGCGAGCGTTTTGCTCGCCCTCGTTTTGGCAAGGATGGTGTAGTGCACATGCTTAGGTGGCACCAGGCTATTAGGCGCACGGAGCATGATGTTTAAGATTTCCGTTTGAAGCATAGTATTCCTTGTAATTAAGTCTATAAAATAAGATCTCACTGGGTTATATTtcggtgaaaaaaaataaatggcAAGTGGGTCTCATATGTCATACTAGCAGTTTTGATAAACTTTGGCATGAATACAATCCAAATAGTATTTTGTATGCCGTATATTGGCGTTACCAACGAAttgatatggtaactatccgaACATCATTCTTTTACCCATGTTTTGGCATGGACCGCATTTTGGCATGGCCAAATTTTGTAAGGTTATCATGTGTAACAAACAAAACACAACCAGTATAGTCTCATCAGACGACAGAGGAGGTGCCTTGCATTGCGGCGTCACGGGTCGTGAGTCTCGTGACAAGCATTGCCATTTTGCCACTGCTCAGAACGGCAAGTGTGGCCAAGCTGAATTTGTTTCTTGGCCATTCTATCCAGGCCCCAAAACTGCAGATGTTTTTTTAGCACTGGCCTTTCCTTTCGGCGTGACAAAGCGGTCCGCGTATTTCGGCAGACTCGACGGATGCCTGACTCAGAAATTCCCAGGACACGATCGCTACACCGGATAAGGAGACTGCTGAGAGCTGTTGTCTGATGATGAGAACAAACGTGCGTGGAAACGACCGAGCTTGTGAAGGTGAACATCGTCGCCCGTGACATTTTGCTCCCGTGAACCAGCCAGTCAAGAATCTTTCTAGAATTAATTCGATCTTTGTGAAAGAAATAAATAGCTGGAAAAGGCCTGAAAAAGATTTGAAAGAGGACTTGCATACTCCTATCGCCTCCTGAAGCAGCGGTTTACATTAGATAGGATTTGTAGTGAATTCTTTCGAATCTGAATGGCACGAAGGCTGTTTGcagaaagaaaaaataacacaaaagcaGAAGAACAAAGGTTTCCTTGCATATGCAGATAAATGGGGAGTAGCTATCACAAACGAGCAATGCTCCACAGTACAGTGACAAGAACAATTCAAGGTTCTGATAGTGATCTTGTCTGTCCTAGCATTAAAATGCTGACAGAAAAGGTTGGAATCTGGAGAACGATAAGTGCAATCAGCAAACGTGTTTCTCACTGTGGATTCAATTTATTGATGGTGAAGTTCAGATGCGGACGCCATATTCAATTTATAGAGGAAAGGACCAAAATGAATTCAGGGGAGTCTATAGATGGTGAAGTTCAGACGCGGATGCCATATTCTGATATTTTGTTGATCCTTTCCTCCAAGACATATCTCTTGTTTTTCAAATCGGAGGCCATGGAAGCCACCTGAGAAAAGAATAAGTAACTTCAAACCAGCACTACATGAAATGGCAAAAGTATTCTACGTACGGATCATGTACTTGCCTCCGCTCGCAGCTCGAGAGATTGCCTGGTTGGTATGGTTCGTAGTCGATCCATCAGACCTAAGGTCACAAAAGTAACAGGTATGAAATTATAAGACATAAAGTGAGCCATCAAAGGATGAGTGTAGCCTGCTTTGTGGACATATAGTTTCAAATTAAGTTGCAAAATAATTAAATCAATAGAACTTGAAGAAATAATTTAATACCTGCAGCTGTGGATTCTGCCTTGTAAATGGAACCTATAAGAGCTTGGATCTGCTTCCCAGTAGATCTGGAGAAAGGCATGGGCATAAAGTTTACACTATGTTGCTGACAATCTACAAACCATTGTTCGAGAAAACAACATCGGCATGGAAAAGTGGACTTTTCCAAccaaattttcaaataaattacctcaaatCAGTTCGTCCACGCTGCAGATCACTTTCACCAATGGCTATTTTGTCAAGAGTATATTTGGAATCTTTTTTCAAGCTCTCAATAGATGTTTTGTACTCCATCATACTTTGCTCAGCATCATTCAGTAAATCCTGGAAACATTTTAACGAGAACATAAGATGCAGACATACATCCACGAAAGAATAGAAAGTTCATCTCCCGTGGTTCTAATATTTATGACCTGATTGGACAAGGTATGTTATTCACATAAGTGGAATTGATAACTATACACATACAAAAGCATTGTACCCGGATGTAAGTCTTTGACAAAACACATTAAGATTTGGAAAGATGATAGTTAAGATGGCCATGGCAGTAAAAAGGAAATATAGAGAAGTAAATCAGTCTAACAATACATATGTTTGAACAAAAGTTTTAAAGTTATTATAATTGCATTTATAGGAACTGTACCTTCTCAGTCTTGAAACGCCCAAGGGTATTGCGGTACAAAAATCTCCGAGGACCTGATGGTACAAAATTCATCAGTATCGAGATTTGAGACAAAaaaagaagttagaactcaatcTATTTCATGAAGAAAAACTATATTATCTAAGGGGAAGGTACTTCTATATCCAACCACTTTTAAATCAAAAAAGGAGTGAACAGTTAGCTTTTCAAAATGGCTGATTTTTACCATCAGACCAGCTGTTAATCAATGAAACATTTGGTAAATTGGTACATCATTGACAAAAAAATCATGGCTTTGTGCACTTACTAGATGACCCCTCACAGGCAAAGCCATACATATAGTGTTTACAAAAGTTGATTTTTGATAAGTAAAATGCCTATCAGTAATTGATGTTTTAAAGCATATTTTGGCTGCTGCTTTTATCAAATGTGCATGGTTGCAATGGGCTTCATGTGCAATGTCTATTTGGTGATTTCGCAGAAGTTTTGTCCAAACAAAGTTAAAATCATTGAGCTTACCATTTTACAAGGTTAGACATGGAACTATCAAACTAAGAAGAGCAAACAAGGTAGTACCAGGTACACCTAGTTGGTCTTGATTTGCGCTTCGGCTGATCCCGCTTTTGAATATTTAAGTTCAAGATATATGGTAGGACCTCTCAAAT of Phragmites australis chromosome 3, lpPhrAust1.1, whole genome shotgun sequence contains these proteins:
- the LOC133912412 gene encoding probable arabinosyltransferase ARAD1 isoform X2, whose protein sequence is MAAAASCRSPLVWLFALAAALFFASWYLLLDSAAAPPARHHHQGLRLGGGRRPGAGKKCDPAKALLRVFMYDLPHEFHFGLLDWKPPGGGGVWPDVRDGVPEYPSGLNLQHSIEYWLTLDLLASEQGAPTPCAAVRVRDAAAADVVFVPFFASLSFNRHSRVVPPARDSEDRALQRRLLRYLAARPEWRRSGGRDHVVLAHHPNGMLDARYKLWSCVFVLCDFGRYPPSVANLDKDIIAPYRHVVSNFANDTTCYDDRPTMLYFQGAIYRKEGGFIRQELYYLLKDEKDVHFSFGSVAGNGIEQVTQGMRASKFCLNIAGDTPSSNRLFDSIVSHCVPVIISDEIELPFEDVLDYSKFCIIVRGEDAVKKGFLMNLMKGISREEWTRMWNRLKEVERYFEYQYPSQNGDAVQMIWKAIARKVPSIRLKINRLRRFSVPVETRVDMEV
- the LOC133912412 gene encoding probable arabinosyltransferase ARAD1 isoform X1 translates to MAAAASCRSPLVWLFALAAALFFASWYLLLDSAAAPPARHHHQGLRLGGGRRPGAGKKCDPAKALLRVFMYDLPHEFHFGLLDWKPPGGGGVWPDVRDGVPEYPSGLNLQHSIEYWLTLDLLASEQGAPTPCAAVRVRDAAAADVVFVPFFASLSFNRHSRVVPPARDSEDRALQRRLLRYLAARPEWRRSGGRDHVVLAHHPNGMLDARYKLWSCVFVLCDFGRYPPSVANLDKDIIAPYRHVVSNFANDTTCYDDRPTMLYFQGAIYRKEGGFIRQELYYLLKDEKDVHFSFGSVAGNGIEQVTQGMRASKFCLNIAGDTPSSNRLFDSIVSHCVPVIISDEIELPFEDVLDYSKFCIIVRGEDAVKKGFLMNLMKGISREEWTRMWNRLKEVERYFEYQYPSQNGDAVQMIWKAIARKVPSIRLKINRLRRFSVFETNNTNETPPPVETRVDMEV
- the LOC133912413 gene encoding RGS1-HXK1-interacting protein 1, translated to MASLDPGRTPAQGEEAASTSPWPLRKLQSFTPGLLSQYKTYEDAIVESTKGTIADALVLVREHQAEAIGCATVAGFILFRGPRRFLYRNTLGRFKTEKDLLNDAEQSMMEYKTSIESLKKDSKYTLDKIAIGESDLQRGRTDLRSTGKQIQALIGSIYKAESTAAGLMDRLRTIPTRQSLELRAEVASMASDLKNKRYVLEERINKISEYGIRV